The Tistrella mobilis genome window below encodes:
- the nusA gene encoding transcription termination factor NusA, whose translation MDINFNTGPVRHELLQVADAVAREKSIDRDAVLEAMEQAIQTAGRRKYGQDHDIRATIDRKTGEIRLYRYTQVVDEVEDEATQMSVADARHRKPDAAPGDFLVDPLPPIDFGRIAAQTAKQVIVQKVREAERQRQFDEFKDRVGEIINGIVKRAEYGSVVVDLGRAEAVMRRDELLPRESFRVGDRVRAYIYAVREEPRGPQIFLSRTHPQFMAKLFAQEVPEIYDGIIEIKGCARDPGSRAKIAVTSHDSSIDPVGACVGMRGSRVQAVVAELQGEKIDIIPWSPDPATFLVNALAPAEVAKVVMDEDTQRIEVVVPDEQLSLAIGRRGQNVRLASQLTGWDIDIVTETEESERRQEEFRERSRLFIEALNVDEVIAQLLVTEGFESIEEIAFVAEDELSGIEGFDPDVAAELQNRAQIFLEARDRQMDDKRRELGVEDAVAEIEGMTPVMLASLGEKGIKTLDDLADLAGDELIEILPAGTIDEAEANRIIMAARAHWFEGEDAPEADAAPAGDSEA comes from the coding sequence ATGGACATCAACTTCAACACCGGCCCGGTCCGGCACGAGCTGCTTCAGGTCGCCGATGCGGTTGCCCGCGAGAAGTCGATCGACCGCGATGCCGTGCTCGAGGCGATGGAGCAGGCCATCCAGACCGCCGGGCGCCGCAAATACGGCCAGGACCACGACATCCGCGCGACGATCGACCGCAAGACTGGCGAAATCCGGCTCTATCGCTACACCCAGGTGGTGGACGAGGTCGAGGACGAGGCGACCCAGATGTCGGTAGCCGACGCCCGCCACCGCAAGCCTGATGCCGCCCCCGGCGATTTCCTGGTCGATCCGCTGCCGCCGATCGATTTCGGCCGCATCGCTGCACAGACCGCCAAGCAGGTGATCGTGCAAAAGGTGCGCGAGGCCGAGCGTCAGCGCCAGTTCGACGAGTTCAAGGACCGCGTCGGCGAGATCATCAACGGTATCGTCAAGCGCGCCGAGTATGGCAGCGTCGTGGTCGATCTGGGCCGCGCCGAGGCCGTGATGCGCCGCGACGAGCTGCTCCCGCGCGAGAGCTTCCGTGTCGGCGACCGCGTGCGCGCCTATATCTACGCCGTGCGTGAAGAGCCCCGGGGCCCGCAGATCTTCCTGTCGCGTACCCATCCGCAGTTCATGGCGAAGCTCTTCGCTCAGGAAGTGCCGGAAATCTACGACGGCATCATCGAGATCAAGGGCTGCGCCCGCGACCCCGGATCGCGCGCCAAGATCGCAGTGACCAGCCACGACAGCAGCATCGACCCGGTCGGCGCCTGCGTGGGTATGCGCGGCTCGCGCGTGCAGGCGGTTGTGGCCGAGCTGCAGGGCGAGAAGATCGATATCATTCCCTGGTCTCCCGATCCGGCCACCTTCCTGGTGAATGCCCTGGCCCCGGCCGAGGTCGCCAAGGTGGTGATGGACGAAGACACCCAGCGCATCGAGGTCGTGGTTCCCGACGAGCAGCTGTCGCTCGCGATCGGTCGCCGCGGGCAGAATGTGCGTCTGGCGTCTCAGCTGACCGGCTGGGATATCGACATCGTGACCGAGACCGAGGAGTCGGAGCGGCGTCAGGAAGAGTTCCGCGAGCGCTCGCGGCTGTTCATCGAGGCGCTGAACGTCGACGAGGTGATCGCCCAGCTGCTGGTGACCGAAGGCTTCGAGTCGATCGAGGAGATCGCCTTCGTCGCGGAAGACGAGCTGTCGGGCATAGAGGGCTTCGACCCGGATGTCGCAGCCGAACTTCAGAACCGCGCTCAGATCTTCCTTGAAGCCCGTGATCGTCAGATGGACGACAAGCGCCGCGAGTTGGGCGTTGAGGATGCCGTGGCCGAGATCGAGGGCATGACGCCTGTCATGCTGGCGAGCCTGGGTGAGAAGGGGATCAAGACGCTCGACGATCTGGCCGATCTGGCCGGCGATGAGCTGATCGAGATTCTGCCTGCCGGCACGATCGACGAAGCGGAAGCGAACCGGATCATCATGGCCGCGCGTGCCCATTGGTTCGAGGGCGAAGACGCCCCCGAAGCCGATGCCGCCCCCGCGGGTGACAGCGAGGCCTGA
- a CDS encoding RNA-binding protein: MTDTAADLPTDGGPRDRAPERRCIATGQSGSPDGMIRFVVAPGGDVVADMDGRLPGRGAWVTARADLLEQAIRRKAFPRAFKAPVKAGEDLIGTVERLLTARCLEYLGLGRRAGAVVAGYEKVRAWLDAGTVGAVSLASDAGDVAVSRMGALKGVPVVALLTRDEMGRALGRENAVNVAIAEGRLAERFLAEAGRLAGFRDAPYPVDRVSAGLRENG; this comes from the coding sequence ATGACGGATACGGCGGCGGATCTGCCGACCGATGGCGGTCCGCGTGATCGTGCGCCCGAGCGCCGCTGCATTGCGACCGGACAGAGCGGATCGCCGGACGGCATGATCCGTTTCGTCGTCGCCCCGGGCGGCGACGTGGTCGCCGACATGGACGGCCGCCTGCCCGGACGGGGCGCCTGGGTGACTGCCCGGGCCGATCTGCTGGAGCAGGCGATCCGCCGGAAGGCCTTTCCCCGGGCCTTCAAGGCACCGGTGAAGGCCGGTGAAGATCTGATCGGGACGGTCGAGCGATTGCTAACCGCCCGGTGTTTGGAATATCTTGGGCTCGGCCGCCGGGCGGGAGCGGTTGTTGCCGGATACGAAAAAGTGCGGGCCTGGCTCGATGCCGGGACCGTCGGTGCCGTGTCTCTGGCATCTGATGCCGGAGACGTGGCCGTATCCCGCATGGGGGCGCTGAAGGGCGTTCCCGTCGTAGCATTGTTGACGCGTGACGAGATGGGCCGCGCTCTCGGACGCGAGAACGCGGTCAACGTCGCAATTGCCGAAGGACGGCTCGCGGAGCGTTTCCTGGCGGAAGCCGGGCGCCTCGCGGGTTTCAGGGATGCCCCCTACCCTGTCGACCGGGTGTCGGCCGGCTTGAGAGAGAACGGATAA
- the infB gene encoding translation initiation factor IF-2, translated as MSETNEDGQKKALSLSGAGRLELRRKPAGEGAQVRQNFSHGRSKTVTVEVKRKRTVSVPEQGGRGGSGGGRGRARGAAADGGLTQDERDVRLRALEQAIQDQKRRAEEEVRRAEEEARRKVEEEARRKIEEEARKKAEEEARKAAEEAARKAAEEAARRAAEEAAAAAAAAARPQPVVEAQPEREVRAERPRSERPDFRSGDRPGGDRPRGDRPDFRSGDRPGGDRPRGDRPDFRSGDRPGGDRPRGDRPDFRSGDRPRGDRPVGDRPGGDRPRGDRPDFRSGDRPGGDRPRGDRPDFRSGDRPGGDRPRGDRPDFRSGDRPGGDRPRGDRPDFRSGDRPGGDRGPRPERPAGAGRPPAGAAPAVPATPLDEDAERARARAAERARERKVERDEEESRAKAASKRAAPTPRTTDDRRRGGKGDIKRLVDGDESERQRSQAAMRRQRERMRRAGRQAEPQARVVRDVIVPEVISVQELANRMAVRGADVIKKLMTLGVMATINQAIDADTAELVATEFGHRVKRVAEDDVELGILGVEDTDDDLTPRAPVVTVMGHVDHGKTSLLDALRKTDVVAREAGGITQHIGAYQVELETGDHVTFLDTPGHAAFTAMRARGAQVTDIVVLVVAADDGVMPQTVEAINHAKAAGVPIVVAINKIDKPGVNPERVRNELLQHELVLEELGGDVIAVEVSAKTGKNLDKLLEAILLQAEVLELRANTDRAAQGAVVEAKLDKGRGPVATVLVQKGTLKTGDAFVVGSQWGRVRALIDDKGRKVEEAGPSVPVEILGLQGVPQAGDELVVVEDERKAREISAFRSEREQRARAATALGARGTVEQMLSEISAGSKKELAVLVKADVQGSLEAITATLAKLGNEEVAVRMLHGAVGGINESDITLAQASNALIIGFNVRANAQARDLARQAGLELRYYSVIYDLTNDVKSMLEGMLSPIRRETITGQAEIREVFAITKVGKIAGCSVTEGYVRRDSKVRLLRDDVVIHEGSLSSLKRFKDDVREVRAGQECGMAFENYQDLRAGDVIEAYEVEEIAAELKTPV; from the coding sequence ATGAGCGAGACCAACGAGGACGGCCAGAAGAAGGCGCTCAGCCTGTCGGGAGCCGGGCGTCTTGAGCTGAGGAGGAAGCCTGCGGGCGAAGGCGCGCAGGTTCGCCAGAACTTCTCGCACGGCCGTTCCAAGACCGTGACGGTCGAGGTCAAGCGCAAGCGGACCGTGTCGGTGCCCGAGCAGGGCGGCCGGGGCGGTTCCGGCGGCGGTCGCGGACGTGCGCGCGGCGCCGCCGCTGACGGCGGCCTGACGCAGGACGAGCGGGATGTGCGCCTGAGGGCGCTGGAACAGGCGATCCAGGACCAGAAGCGCCGGGCCGAGGAAGAGGTCCGTCGTGCCGAAGAAGAGGCGCGGCGCAAGGTCGAAGAGGAAGCCCGTCGCAAGATCGAGGAAGAGGCCAGGAAGAAGGCCGAGGAAGAGGCGCGCAAGGCGGCCGAGGAAGCCGCCCGCAAGGCGGCCGAAGAGGCTGCCCGTCGCGCGGCCGAGGAAGCTGCTGCGGCCGCTGCCGCCGCCGCCCGTCCCCAGCCGGTAGTTGAGGCCCAGCCCGAGCGTGAGGTCCGCGCGGAGCGGCCGCGCAGCGAACGCCCCGATTTCCGCAGTGGCGACCGCCCGGGTGGTGATCGTCCGCGTGGTGATCGTCCGGACTTCCGCAGTGGCGACCGCCCGGGCGGCGATCGCCCGCGTGGTGACCGTCCCGATTTCCGCAGTGGTGACCGCCCGGGTGGCGATCGTCCGCGCGGCGATCGTCCGGACTTCCGCAGCGGTGATCGTCCGCGTGGTGATCGCCCCGTCGGTGACCGCCCGGGTGGCGATCGTCCGCGTGGCGACCGTCCCGATTTCCGCAGTGGCGACCGTCCGGGTGGCGATCGTCCGCGTGGCGACCGCCCCGATTTCCGCAGTGGTGACCGTCCGGGCGGCGATCGTCCGCGTGGCGACCGTCCCGATTTCCGCAGTGGCGACCGCCCGGGTGGCGATCGTCCGCGCGGCGACCGTCCCGACTTCCGTAGCGGCGATCGCCCGGGTGGCGATCGCGGTCCGCGCCCTGAACGGCCGGCCGGTGCCGGGCGTCCGCCGGCGGGTGCCGCTCCGGCGGTGCCTGCGACCCCGCTGGACGAGGATGCCGAGCGCGCCCGGGCCCGGGCCGCGGAGCGTGCCCGTGAGCGTAAGGTGGAGCGCGACGAGGAAGAGAGCCGCGCCAAAGCCGCAAGCAAGCGCGCTGCCCCGACCCCGCGTACCACCGACGATCGTCGTCGTGGCGGCAAGGGCGACATCAAGCGTCTGGTCGACGGTGACGAGAGTGAGCGTCAGCGCAGCCAGGCCGCGATGCGTCGCCAGCGTGAGCGCATGCGTCGGGCCGGTCGTCAGGCCGAGCCGCAGGCCCGTGTGGTCCGCGACGTCATCGTGCCCGAGGTGATCTCGGTGCAGGAACTGGCGAACCGCATGGCCGTTCGCGGTGCCGACGTCATCAAGAAGCTGATGACGCTGGGCGTGATGGCCACCATCAATCAGGCGATCGATGCGGACACGGCCGAACTGGTCGCGACCGAATTCGGTCACCGGGTGAAGCGGGTTGCCGAGGACGACGTCGAGCTGGGCATCCTGGGTGTCGAGGATACCGATGACGATCTGACCCCCCGGGCGCCGGTCGTCACCGTCATGGGCCATGTCGACCACGGCAAGACCTCGCTGCTCGACGCGCTGCGCAAGACCGATGTCGTGGCCCGCGAGGCCGGCGGCATCACCCAGCATATCGGCGCCTATCAGGTCGAGCTCGAGACCGGTGACCACGTCACCTTCCTCGACACGCCGGGCCATGCGGCCTTCACCGCCATGCGTGCCCGCGGCGCCCAGGTCACCGACATCGTGGTCCTGGTGGTCGCGGCCGATGACGGCGTGATGCCGCAGACCGTCGAGGCGATCAATCACGCCAAGGCGGCCGGTGTGCCGATCGTGGTTGCGATCAACAAGATCGACAAGCCGGGCGTGAATCCGGAACGGGTGCGCAACGAGCTGCTCCAGCACGAACTGGTCCTGGAAGAGCTGGGCGGCGACGTGATCGCCGTCGAGGTCTCGGCCAAGACCGGCAAGAACCTGGACAAGCTGCTGGAAGCGATCCTGCTGCAGGCCGAGGTTCTGGAACTGCGTGCCAACACCGATCGCGCCGCCCAGGGCGCCGTGGTCGAGGCGAAGCTCGACAAGGGCCGCGGCCCGGTCGCGACCGTGCTGGTCCAGAAGGGCACGCTCAAGACCGGCGACGCCTTCGTGGTCGGCAGCCAGTGGGGCCGTGTGCGCGCGCTGATCGACGACAAGGGCCGCAAGGTCGAGGAAGCCGGGCCGTCGGTGCCGGTGGAAATCCTGGGTCTCCAGGGCGTTCCGCAGGCCGGCGACGAGCTGGTGGTGGTCGAGGACGAGCGCAAGGCGCGCGAGATTTCGGCCTTCCGTTCGGAGCGCGAGCAGCGCGCCCGTGCCGCAACTGCCCTGGGGGCCCGCGGCACGGTCGAGCAGATGCTCTCCGAGATCTCGGCCGGTTCCAAGAAGGAGCTGGCGGTGCTGGTCAAGGCCGACGTGCAGGGGTCGCTGGAAGCAATCACCGCCACGCTGGCCAAGCTCGGCAACGAAGAGGTCGCGGTGCGCATGCTGCACGGCGCGGTGGGCGGCATCAACGAGTCGGACATCACGCTGGCGCAGGCAAGCAACGCCCTGATCATCGGCTTCAACGTCCGTGCCAACGCCCAGGCCCGCGATCTGGCCCGCCAGGCTGGTCTGGAACTGCGCTACTACTCGGTCATCTACGATCTGACCAACGACGTGAAGAGCATGCTGGAAGGCATGCTGTCGCCGATCCGTCGCGAGACGATCACCGGTCAGGCCGAGATCCGCGAGGTCTTCGCCATCACCAAGGTCGGCAAGATCGCGGGTTGTTCCGTCACCGAGGGCTATGTCCGCCGCGACAGCAAGGTGCGCCTGCTCCGCGACGACGTGGTCATCCACGAGGGCTCGCTCAGCTCGCTCAAGCGCTTCAAGGACGATGTCCGTGAGGTCCGGGCTGGCCAGGAATGCGGTATGGCCTTCGAGAACTATCAGGATCTGCGTGCCGGCGACGTCATCGAGGCCTATGAGGTCGAGGAGATCGCCGCCGAGCTCAAGACCCCGGTCTGA
- the rbfA gene encoding 30S ribosome-binding factor RbfA: MSKRAQGAAGPSQRQLRVGEQIRQVLAELLMRGETHDPDLDGRPITVSEVRMTPDLRTATAYVSPLGLDSDGADIVIKALARSASTLQRGIGRQVSLKFTPRLLFRLDTGFDYAAHIDRLLAKPVIRRDLDDEDDVAEDHVAEDGDRED; this comes from the coding sequence ATGTCCAAACGCGCCCAGGGCGCTGCCGGTCCCAGCCAGCGCCAGCTTCGCGTCGGTGAACAGATCCGCCAGGTCCTGGCGGAACTGCTGATGCGCGGCGAAACCCACGATCCCGATCTCGACGGCCGGCCGATTACGGTCAGCGAGGTGCGCATGACTCCGGACCTGCGTACCGCCACCGCCTATGTCTCGCCGCTGGGCCTGGACAGCGACGGTGCCGACATCGTGATCAAAGCGCTCGCCCGTTCTGCCTCGACGCTCCAGCGGGGCATCGGCCGGCAGGTTTCGCTCAAATTCACGCCCCGGCTGCTGTTCCGGCTCGATACCGGCTTCGACTATGCCGCTCATATCGACCGCCTGCTGGCCAAGCCGGTGATCCGCCGCGACCTCGACGACGAGGATGACGTGGCGGAGGATCATGTGGCAGAGGACGGCGACCGGGAGGATTGA
- the truB gene encoding tRNA pseudouridine(55) synthase TruB codes for MARRRRGLPIDGWLAIDKPEGMSSAQAVAAVKRLTGAAKVGHAGTLDPLASGVLPIALGEATKTVAHAMDGAKEYIFDLHWGEARATDDREGEVLETSDHRPDAAAIRAALPDFLGEIDQVPPAYSAIKLAGRRAYALARAGETPEMPVRRVRIDALELLEILDADHARFRLACGKGTYARAVGRDLALALDTVGHLSMLRRTRSGAFGEAHAITLEKLEALVHSAALDTHLFPVETALDDIPALALTGPEADALRNGRPLRDMAVPEGRLVRATLDGRLVALARAEDGLLRSVRGFNLGATSAA; via the coding sequence GTGGCACGCCGACGCCGCGGCCTGCCGATCGACGGCTGGCTCGCCATCGACAAGCCCGAGGGCATGAGTTCAGCACAGGCAGTCGCGGCCGTGAAGCGGCTGACCGGGGCCGCCAAGGTCGGCCATGCCGGCACGCTGGATCCGCTGGCCTCGGGCGTGCTGCCGATAGCGCTGGGCGAGGCGACCAAGACGGTCGCCCATGCCATGGACGGCGCGAAGGAATATATCTTCGACCTACACTGGGGCGAGGCCCGGGCCACCGACGACCGCGAGGGCGAGGTGCTGGAGACCAGCGATCATCGTCCCGACGCCGCGGCGATCCGTGCGGCCCTGCCGGACTTCCTGGGCGAGATCGACCAGGTGCCGCCGGCCTATTCGGCGATCAAGCTGGCCGGCCGGCGCGCCTATGCGCTGGCCCGGGCCGGTGAGACGCCCGAGATGCCGGTGCGCCGGGTGCGGATCGATGCGTTGGAACTGCTGGAGATCCTGGACGCGGACCATGCCCGCTTCCGGCTGGCCTGCGGCAAGGGCACTTATGCCCGGGCGGTGGGCCGTGATCTGGCGCTGGCACTCGACACGGTCGGACACCTGTCGATGCTGCGGCGGACCCGGTCGGGCGCATTCGGCGAAGCCCATGCAATCACTCTGGAAAAGCTCGAAGCGCTCGTGCATAGTGCCGCGCTCGACACCCATCTGTTTCCGGTCGAGACCGCGCTGGACGACATCCCGGCGCTGGCCCTGACCGGTCCCGAAGCCGATGCGCTCAGAAACGGGCGCCCGCTGCGGGATATGGCCGTTCCCGAAGGACGACTGGTTCGTGCGACGCTCGACGGGCGCCTGGTGGCGCTCGCCCGGGCCGAGGACGGATTGCTTCGTTCGGTGCGCGGCTTCAACCTCGGCGCCACCAGCGCCGCCTGA
- the rpsO gene encoding 30S ribosomal protein S15 has translation MSITKSRKTELVTEYARGTNDTGSPEVQVAILTERIRNLTEHFKTHAKDIHSRRGLLKMVSQRRKLLDYLRRNDEARYKEVIQRLGLRK, from the coding sequence ATGTCGATCACCAAGTCGCGCAAGACCGAGCTGGTCACCGAATATGCCCGCGGCACCAATGACACCGGTTCGCCGGAAGTCCAGGTCGCGATCCTGACCGAGCGGATCCGCAACCTGACCGAACACTTCAAGACCCATGCCAAGGATATCCACTCCCGGCGCGGCCTGCTGAAGATGGTCAGCCAGCGCCGCAAGCTGCTGGACTATCTGCGTCGCAACGACGAGGCCCGGTACAAGGAAGTCATCCAGCGCCTGGGTCTGCGTAAGTGA
- the pnp gene encoding polyribonucleotide nucleotidyltransferase has translation MFTIYRKEVMWAGRKLTFETGRIARQADGAVLATYGETAVLATVVAAREPKPGVDFFPLTVNYQEKAFAAGKIPGGFFKREGRPNEKETLTSRLIDRPIRPMFADGYRNETQIICTVLSHDTENDPDIVSMVAASAALTISGVPFLGPIAGARVGYINGEYVLNPLRSQMGDTALDLVVAGTDEAVLMVESEAKELTEEVMLGAVMFGHEGFQPVIDAIIDLAEECAKDPWPLPENPAAKAVAARVEAVARPGLEEAYRQVVKQQRQLAVKAVKEKTVETLVAGEGLEAQLVSGAFKALEAKIVRGRILKEGVRIDGRDLKTVRPIVSEVGVLSRAHGSTLFTRGETQALVVTTLGTGQDEQIMDMLEGEYREHFLLHYNFPPYSVGEASPMRSPGRREIGHGKLAWRALRAVLPEKSAFPYTIRIVSEITESNGSSSMATVCGSSLSMMDAGVPLARPVAGIAMGLIKEDDGFAVLSDILGDEDHLGDMDFKVAGTDQGITALQMDIKITGITEEIMKVALGQARDGRLHILGRMAEALGGAREEVSSNAPRITTISIPKDKIREVIGTGGKVIREITEQTGAKVDIEDDGTIRVAAVDGKAMDAAINWIKGIVAEPEVGTIYTGKVVKVVEFGAFVNFIGTRDGLVHISELSAQRVNQVTDVINEGDEVKVKVLGIDDRGKVKLSMRVVDQATGEELPDTREPREPRGDREPRGDREPRGDREPRGDREPRGDRDRGDRPRKPRGPR, from the coding sequence ATGTTTACGATCTATCGCAAGGAAGTCATGTGGGCGGGGCGCAAGCTCACCTTCGAGACCGGGCGGATTGCGCGCCAGGCCGATGGTGCCGTGCTCGCCACCTACGGTGAGACTGCCGTGCTGGCGACGGTGGTCGCCGCCCGCGAGCCGAAGCCCGGCGTCGACTTCTTTCCGCTGACGGTCAATTACCAGGAGAAGGCTTTCGCCGCGGGCAAGATCCCCGGCGGCTTCTTCAAGCGTGAGGGCCGCCCGAACGAGAAGGAGACGCTGACCTCGCGTCTCATCGATCGCCCGATCCGCCCGATGTTCGCCGATGGCTATCGCAACGAGACGCAGATCATCTGCACCGTGCTGAGCCACGACACCGAGAATGACCCCGACATCGTGTCGATGGTGGCAGCCTCTGCCGCTCTGACCATTTCGGGCGTGCCTTTCCTGGGGCCGATCGCCGGCGCACGTGTCGGTTACATCAATGGCGAGTACGTGCTGAACCCGCTGCGCTCGCAGATGGGCGACACCGCGCTCGACCTGGTTGTCGCCGGTACCGACGAAGCCGTGCTGATGGTTGAATCCGAGGCCAAGGAGCTGACCGAAGAGGTTATGCTGGGCGCGGTGATGTTCGGTCATGAAGGCTTCCAGCCGGTGATCGATGCGATCATCGACCTCGCCGAGGAGTGCGCCAAGGACCCCTGGCCGCTGCCCGAGAACCCGGCCGCCAAGGCCGTGGCAGCCCGTGTCGAGGCCGTGGCCCGTCCGGGTCTGGAAGAGGCCTATCGCCAGGTTGTGAAGCAGCAGCGCCAGCTGGCGGTCAAGGCGGTCAAGGAGAAGACCGTCGAGACCCTGGTCGCCGGCGAGGGCCTTGAAGCCCAGCTGGTCTCCGGTGCGTTCAAGGCGCTCGAAGCCAAGATCGTCCGTGGCCGGATCCTGAAGGAAGGCGTGCGCATCGACGGCCGCGACCTGAAGACCGTCCGTCCGATCGTCTCGGAAGTGGGTGTGCTGTCGCGGGCCCACGGCTCGACGCTGTTCACCCGCGGCGAGACCCAGGCGCTGGTGGTCACCACGCTGGGTACGGGCCAGGACGAGCAGATCATGGACATGCTTGAGGGCGAATACCGCGAGCACTTCCTGCTGCACTACAACTTCCCGCCCTATTCGGTGGGTGAAGCCAGCCCGATGCGCAGCCCCGGCCGCCGTGAGATCGGCCATGGCAAGCTGGCCTGGCGGGCGCTGCGCGCCGTGCTCCCCGAGAAGTCGGCCTTCCCCTACACGATTCGCATCGTGTCGGAGATCACCGAGTCGAACGGCTCGTCGTCGATGGCCACCGTCTGCGGCAGCTCGCTGTCGATGATGGATGCGGGCGTGCCGCTGGCGCGACCCGTCGCCGGCATCGCCATGGGTCTGATCAAGGAAGATGACGGCTTCGCGGTGCTGAGCGACATCCTCGGCGACGAGGATCATCTTGGCGACATGGACTTCAAGGTGGCCGGCACCGATCAGGGCATCACGGCCCTGCAGATGGACATCAAGATCACCGGCATCACCGAAGAGATCATGAAGGTCGCGCTGGGCCAGGCGCGCGACGGCCGTCTGCACATTCTGGGCCGTATGGCCGAGGCGTTGGGCGGTGCGCGTGAGGAGGTCAGCTCCAATGCGCCGCGGATCACGACCATCTCGATCCCCAAGGACAAGATCCGCGAAGTGATCGGCACCGGCGGTAAGGTGATCCGCGAGATCACCGAGCAGACCGGCGCCAAGGTCGATATCGAGGATGACGGCACCATCCGCGTCGCCGCGGTGGACGGCAAGGCGATGGATGCCGCGATCAACTGGATCAAGGGCATCGTGGCGGAGCCCGAGGTCGGCACCATCTACACCGGCAAGGTGGTGAAGGTGGTCGAGTTCGGCGCCTTCGTGAACTTCATCGGCACCCGCGACGGCCTGGTCCACATCTCGGAGCTGTCGGCCCAGCGGGTCAACCAGGTCACCGACGTGATCAACGAGGGTGACGAGGTGAAGGTCAAGGTGCTCGGCATCGACGACCGCGGCAAGGTGAAGCTCTCGATGCGCGTCGTCGATCAGGCGACCGGCGAGGAGCTGCCCGATACCCGTGAGCCTCGCGAACCCCGCGGCGATCGCGAGCCGCGTGGCGATCGTGAGCCCCGCGGTGACCGCGAGCCGCGTGGCGACCGCGAGCCCCGTGGTGACCGGGATCGCGGCGACCGTCCGCGCAAGCCCCGCGGCCCGCGCTGA
- a CDS encoding NAD(P)H-dependent flavin oxidoreductase: protein MKPLNPILLSGREVLPLVEGGKGVAVSNGESSGAWAAAGGVGTFSGVNADSFDADGRPIPQTYYGKTRRERHGELVAYGIRGGITQARIAHELAGGEGRIHVNVLWEMGGAETVLQGVLEGAKGLIHGVTCGAGMPYRVAQIAAEHGVYYYPIVSSARAFRALWKRAYHRFAEYLGGVVYEDPWLAGGHNGLSNAEDPREPQSPYPRVRELRELMKEIGIPNVPIIMAGGVWYLREWEHWLDDPEVAPVAFQFGTRPLLTKESPISDAWKERLRTLKPGDVYLHRFSPTGFYSSAVNNDFLQELRGRSDRQIAYTTEPVGDHEVALPIGARGRPVYVTAHDFERAQGWIADGHTEAMKTPDSTLIFVDPAAAKQIHIDQIDCMGCLSACQFSNWAANEKGTTGRRADPRSFCIQKTLQNIAHGSDVEHELMFAGHNAYRFAEDPFYSNGFVPTVRQLVERIRTGD from the coding sequence GTGAAGCCCTTGAACCCCATCCTCCTGTCCGGACGGGAAGTCCTGCCCTTGGTCGAAGGCGGGAAAGGTGTCGCCGTGTCGAACGGCGAAAGCTCCGGCGCGTGGGCTGCAGCCGGCGGCGTGGGGACGTTTTCGGGTGTGAATGCCGACAGTTTCGACGCCGACGGCCGCCCGATCCCGCAGACCTATTACGGCAAGACCCGCCGCGAGCGGCATGGCGAGCTGGTGGCCTACGGCATCCGCGGCGGCATCACCCAGGCGCGCATCGCCCACGAGCTGGCGGGCGGCGAAGGCCGGATCCACGTCAATGTGCTGTGGGAGATGGGTGGCGCCGAGACGGTGCTTCAGGGCGTGCTGGAAGGGGCCAAAGGCCTGATCCACGGCGTGACCTGTGGCGCCGGCATGCCCTATCGCGTGGCCCAGATTGCCGCCGAGCACGGGGTCTACTACTACCCGATCGTCTCGTCGGCCCGCGCCTTCCGGGCGCTGTGGAAGCGTGCCTATCATCGCTTTGCCGAGTACCTTGGCGGCGTGGTGTACGAGGATCCGTGGCTTGCCGGCGGCCATAACGGCCTGTCGAATGCCGAGGACCCGCGCGAGCCGCAGTCGCCCTATCCGCGTGTGCGGGAACTGCGGGAGCTGATGAAAGAGATCGGCATCCCCAACGTGCCGATCATCATGGCCGGCGGCGTCTGGTATCTGCGCGAGTGGGAGCACTGGCTGGATGACCCCGAGGTGGCGCCGGTGGCGTTCCAGTTCGGTACCCGGCCGCTGCTCACCAAGGAGAGCCCGATTTCCGACGCCTGGAAAGAGCGGCTGCGGACGCTGAAGCCGGGGGATGTCTATCTGCACCGCTTCAGCCCGACCGGCTTCTATTCCTCGGCGGTCAACAACGACTTCCTGCAGGAGCTCCGCGGCCGCAGCGATCGCCAGATCGCGTACACCACCGAGCCCGTGGGCGATCATGAGGTGGCGCTGCCGATCGGTGCGCGCGGCCGTCCGGTCTATGTCACGGCGCATGATTTCGAACGCGCCCAGGGCTGGATCGCCGACGGTCATACCGAAGCGATGAAGACCCCGGACAGCACGCTGATCTTCGTCGACCCTGCCGCGGCGAAGCAGATCCATATCGATCAGATCGACTGCATGGGGTGCCTGTCGGCCTGCCAGTTCAGCAACTGGGCGGCCAACGAGAAGGGCACCACCGGCCGTCGGGCCGATCCGCGCAGTTTCTGCATCCAGAAAACGCTTCAGAACATCGCCCATGGCTCGGATGTCGAGCACGAGCTGATGTTCGCCGGCCACAACGCCTATCGTTTCGCCGAAGATCCGTTCTACTCGAACGGCTTCGTCCCGACCGTGCGTCAGCTCGTCGAACGCATCCGCACCGGTGACTGA